Below is a genomic region from Sphingopyxis terrae subsp. terrae NBRC 15098.
GCAAAGCTGTTGCAGCGCGCCTTCATATTGATCGCGGTCGAGCAGGTTCAGTTCGGGTTGCATCGCGGTGAAACGCGGCAGGCCCCCGGCGTCGGCGACGCGCAGCGCCTCGGCCAGCCGCTCGGCACTATAATTGGATGCCCCGATCGCGCGCACCGTCCCCGCATCGACCAGTTCGCCGAACGCGCCGAGCACTTCGTCCAACGGCACATCGGGGTCGTCCTTGTGCGCGAAGTAGAGGTCGATCGTATCGACGCCGAGCCGATCGAGCGAGCCTTTCACCGCTTCGCGGATGCGATCGGGCTTCAGCCCGCCGGGCATCATGCCGACCTTGGTGGCGATCAGCACATGGTCGCGCGCGCCGCTATCCTTCAGCCACGCACCCATCATGCTTTCGGATTCGCCGCCCTTGTGCCCCGGCACCCACGCCGAATAGACATCGGCGGTGTCGATCATCCCGCCGCCGCGCTCGACGAAGCGGTCGAGGATCGCGAAACTTGCGGCCCGATCGGCGGTCATCCCGAAGACATTGCCGCCCAGCACGAAGGGACGGACCGACAGGCCGCTCTGGCCAAGGGGACGCTGCGTCATTGCGATACTCCTGCATGGACCACCGGCACCGCTTCGCGCGAATTGTCGCTGAACAGGCCGTCGATCCCGGTCTTCAGATAGGTGCGGATCTCGTCCGCCAGATCGCCGTGGCCGGCGGGGTTGATGCCGCTCTTGTCGCCAAGCGGCAGGAAATAATTCTCGCGGCGAAAGGTCCACGGATGGACCTTCAGTCCGGCGGCATGGGCATCGCGCACCAGATGGGTCGGATCGCCGAGCGTGCCGAGCGCAGTCCGCGGGATGATCATTGTCTTGTTGGGTCCGATCCCGTCGGCATAGGCGGCAATCGCCTTCAGCCCCGCAGGCGTCGCCATCGCGGCGTAGCGTTGCTGCGCATGGTCGGCCGGACCGCCCTCGCCGTCCATGAGCTGGATCAGCGGCAGGTCGCTTTTCGCCCGGATCGCTTTCAGATTGCCGACCTCGAAACTCTGGATGAACACCGGCGCGCTGCGGCCATGATAGCCATAGCGCGCCAGCATGGCGAGCAGCGGCGCTTCGTGCGGCAGGCCGATGCTGGCGAAATAGCTCGGATGCTTGGTTTCGGGATAGACGCCGACCGGATGCTCGCGCCCCTTGTTGACCCGCACGAGCAGGTCGAGGATCTCGGCAAAGGTCGGGATCTGGTAGCGCCCGTCAAATTCAGTCGCGCGCAGTTGTGGCAGCCGCTCCTTCGCACGCAGCGTCTTGAGCTCGGCCAGCGTGAAATCCTCGGTGAACCAGCCGGTCACATCCTGGCCGTCAATCTGCTTCGTCGTCTTGCGCGCGGCGAATTCGGGGTGGTCGGCGACGTCGGTCGTCTCCGAAATCTGATTCTCATGCCGCGCGACGAGCACGCCGTCCTTGGTCAGTACCAGATCGGGCTCGATGAAATCGGCGCCCTGTTCGATCGCGAGTTCATAGCTTGCGAGCGTATGTTCGGGCCGTTCGCCCGACGCCCCGCGATGCGCGATGACGATCGCGGGCTTTCCGTCGAGGGTGGGCTGCGCCGCCATCGGTTCAGCCCCGCAGCCGGCGAGCGCGAGCAGCGCCAGCGCGGCGCGCCAGGCCTTCATGCCGCAAAGCGCTGTTGCCAGTCACCGGCGGAAAATCCCACACTATACGCGCCGTCCGCATCGACGAGCGGGCGCCGTATCATCGCCGGCTGATCGAGCATCAGCGCCTTCGCCTTCGCCGCATCGATCCCCGCCTTGTCGGCATCGGGCAGCTTGCGGAAGGTCGTCCCGCTCTTGTTGAGGAGCTTTTCCCAGCCGAGCGCATCGACCCAGCGATCGAGCAAGGCGGGATCGAGCCCGTCCTTGCGATAATCGTGAAACGCATAAGCCACGCCCCGCTCGTCGAGCCAGCGCCGCGCCTTCTTCACCGTGTCGCAGTTCGGAATGCCATAGAGAGTCAGTGCCATGCCGCCGTCATAGCGACGGCGCCTCGGCAATGCGAGCGTTTGCGCTTGCCAATTTTCCGCGCAGCGCCCGGGCAAAGCCTTCGTGCAATGCCGCGGCGATGTCGGGATTGGCGGCAAGATAGTCGCGTAGCACCGCGGCGGGGATGAACCACAGCCTGGCGTTGGTCGATAGCGTCACCGTCCCCGTCGCCTGCGCGCCGTCGAGCACAGTCGCCTCGCCGATCAGCGCGCCGTCGCTCACCGCGCCGACCTCGACCCCGTCGCGCAGCACCGACGCCGCGCCCTGGCTCAGATAGAAAAGGCTGGGTGCCGCCTGATTTTCGCGGATCAGCACCTCGCCCTGCCGCGCCGAAATCCAGTGCCCCTGATCGATCAGCCCGCGCGCCGCCGTCGCGCTCAACCGGTCGAAATGACGGGCGCGAAGCTGCTCCTCCTCGGACGAGAAGCGGATGCTCAGATTGCGCAGCCAGTCGCGCCAGCCGAACGCGATATTGGCGAGGATGATCGCGAGCAGCAGCAGACCCGCGACCAGCGCCTGCCCCGCGACGAGCGCCAGCGGCAGGGCGACGAGCGCGGCGAGCGCCAGCCCGGCGCGCACATATTCGATGCGCACCGCAAAGCTCGCCGCAAGCAGGATGAACAGGGCCAGATAGCCAAGAAGGGCCGGATCGAAATTCGCCATAGCCAATCGTTTTACAGCGGTCCCTGTGCTTAGATTGCTAGGGACCAAATCTTACCGATTACCGAAGACGGACGCGCGACCCGTAAAAGCGTCCTGATTTGCGAAAGAAACTAACAGTTTTTTGCAATGAAGAAAAGCATAGGTGCG
It encodes:
- a CDS encoding aldo/keto reductase encodes the protein MTQRPLGQSGLSVRPFVLGGNVFGMTADRAASFAILDRFVERGGGMIDTADVYSAWVPGHKGGESESMMGAWLKDSGARDHVLIATKVGMMPGGLKPDRIREAVKGSLDRLGVDTIDLYFAHKDDPDVPLDEVLGAFGELVDAGTVRAIGASNYSAERLAEALRVADAGGLPRFTAMQPELNLLDRDQYEGALQQLCIAEGLGVVTYFSLASGYLSGKYRSAEDLGKSPRGARAKAYLEGKGPAVLAAMDAIAAETGATLSQIALAWVAAQPGVTAPIASATSVAQLDEIMDSETVTLTDLQLAALNEAGRGTA
- a CDS encoding glycerophosphodiester phosphodiesterase encodes the protein MKAWRAALALLALAGCGAEPMAAQPTLDGKPAIVIAHRGASGERPEHTLASYELAIEQGADFIEPDLVLTKDGVLVARHENQISETTDVADHPEFAARKTTKQIDGQDVTGWFTEDFTLAELKTLRAKERLPQLRATEFDGRYQIPTFAEILDLLVRVNKGREHPVGVYPETKHPSYFASIGLPHEAPLLAMLARYGYHGRSAPVFIQSFEVGNLKAIRAKSDLPLIQLMDGEGGPADHAQQRYAAMATPAGLKAIAAYADGIGPNKTMIIPRTALGTLGDPTHLVRDAHAAGLKVHPWTFRRENYFLPLGDKSGINPAGHGDLADEIRTYLKTGIDGLFSDNSREAVPVVHAGVSQ
- a CDS encoding ArsC family reductase — translated: MALTLYGIPNCDTVKKARRWLDERGVAYAFHDYRKDGLDPALLDRWVDALGWEKLLNKSGTTFRKLPDADKAGIDAAKAKALMLDQPAMIRRPLVDADGAYSVGFSAGDWQQRFAA
- a CDS encoding cyclic nucleotide-binding domain-containing protein, yielding MANFDPALLGYLALFILLAASFAVRIEYVRAGLALAALVALPLALVAGQALVAGLLLLAIILANIAFGWRDWLRNLSIRFSSEEEQLRARHFDRLSATAARGLIDQGHWISARQGEVLIRENQAAPSLFYLSQGAASVLRDGVEVGAVSDGALIGEATVLDGAQATGTVTLSTNARLWFIPAAVLRDYLAANPDIAAALHEGFARALRGKLASANARIAEAPSL